In Vanessa atalanta chromosome 29, ilVanAtal1.2, whole genome shotgun sequence, a genomic segment contains:
- the LOC125074938 gene encoding uncharacterized protein LOC125074938 — protein sequence MVYIRPANIPLPTVWHRFAARGTKLRVQDVTNEQLEPAVQLLIKYFTADEPPCKYIEIQKHPAALAELEKLWRDTLKDQISVVCVEDKDDVTEIIGVNVLTVVAKSDKEEIFKTADKIWAKLFGAVDLVSRSVDIFTKFGVEQYLTAYGLVVDPKWRGCGIGKEILLARIPLCKAIGVKVTATVFTAAASQAVAKKAGFQDLYQISYEDLAKEGFRFPGVEQDTKYSKLMALEIY from the exons ATGGTCTACATACGCCCCGCTAACATCCCCCTACCGACGGTGTGGCACCGTTTTGCAGCCAGAGGCACCAAACTTAGAGTCCAGGACGTTACGAATGAGCAATTGGAGCCAGCTGTCCAGCTCCTGATCAAGTATTTTACAGCGGACGAGCCTCCGTGCAAGTATATAG AGATCCAAAAGCACCCGGCGGCGTTAGCCGAACTGGAGAAGCTTTGGCGTGACACACTCAAGGACCAGATCTCTGTTGTCTGCGTGGAAGATAAAGATGACGTGACGGAGATTATTGGAGTCAACGTGCTCACTGTCGTCGCAAAGAGTGACAAGGAAGAAATATTTAAG actgCTGACAAAATATGGGCAAAGCTCTTCGGTGCGGTGGACCTAGTGAGTCGTAGCGTGGACATCTTCACCAAATTCGGTGTAGAGCAGTACTTGACAGCATACGGTCTGGTGGTCGATCCTAAGTGGAGGGGATGCGGCATCGGCAAGGAGATATTACTGGCAAG GATTCCTCTCTGCAAAGCGATCGGCGTGAAAGTAACGGCGACCGTATTCACCGCCGCTGCATCTCAAGCCGTCGCCAAGAAAGCTGGTTTCCAGGACCTGTACCAAATATCATACGAAGACCTGGCCAAAGAGGGCTTCAGATTCCCTGGAGTGGAGCAGGATACGAAATATTCAAAGCTGATGGCTTtagaaatttattaa
- the LOC125075037 gene encoding leucine-rich repeat-containing protein 34-like has translation MKKRRRCICKTIKILRQITGKPKPLERHEINTIRFELFTERNSDRTAFLVLRGKDVYERYKRRITDEDIPALCRHVKTSPRLIVKLDLSYNNITDAGFFKLIKRLLIKGRSSVVNLNIMNNQLTETSVFNLAKYATLFRLKCLRLNGNDFGVRGGEYFADFLKNNVSVECCDVGETNITLTSLAHIITALRKDYDGNETVKVIDLSRIVPLFNRYSYETKWLAYHIEYLLEGNSTLTELHLQKNQVIGHDMEYFVRGLRRNNTLIYLDLGYNKIGDYGAELLGQYLKENPQLSSLIIAGNGINDTGAIALTSGLPYSKIRALDVANNRLTDGGIINLLHTIKKTFYLRFLNLWGNKIGHPSCEIIERMLFSGALSQHTIDVKVYEVDGVLHAAYYPNPSDRNKHLYYNELEFGYALPIFHIKRNVLPEKKTVTVDGKQRDRLDRANRNTF, from the coding sequence ATGAAAAAACGCAGAAGATGTATttgcaaaacaataaaaatattacgacaaATAACAGGAAAACCGAAACCGTTAGAACGACACGAAATCAATACCATACGTTTTGAATTGTTCACGGAAAGAAATTCAGATAGAACTGCTTTTTTAGTTCTGAGAGGGAAAGATGTTTACGAGAGATATAAACGCCGAATTACCGACGAAGACATTCCAGCGCTCTGCCGGCATGTGAAGACCTCTCCTAGGCTAATTGTTAAGCTGGACTTAAGCTACAACAACATCACGGACGCGGGATTCTTTAAGCTAATAAAAAGACTTCTAATTAAAGGGCGATCGAGTGTCGTCAATCTTAATATAATGAACAACCAACTAACCGAAACGTCCGTTTTTAATTTAGCTAAATATGCAACATTATTTAGATTGAAGTGCTTAAGGTTGAATGGGAACGATTTTGGTGTGAGAGGTGGCGAATATTTCGCTgactttcttaaaaataatgtcagtgTTGAGTGCTGTGACGTAGGAGAAACGAATATAACTTTGACGAGCTTAGCTCATATAATCACAGCCCTGAGAAAAGATTATGACGGGAACGAGACGGTGAAAGTTATCGATCTGAGCCGAATCGTACCGCTATTTAATCGATATTCCTATGAAACTAAATGGCTGGCGTATCATATCGAGTACTTGCTAGAGGGAAATTCAACATTAACCGAgctacatttacaaaaaaaccaAGTGATCGGGCACGATATGGAATACTTCGTTCGGGGCTTACGGCggaataatactttaatatactTAGATCTTGGTTATAACAAAATTGGCGATTACGGTGCTGAGTTGCTGGGGCAGTATTTGAAGGAAAATCCACAGTTAAGCTCACTAATTATCGCCGGTAATGGAATAAACGACACTGGAGCGATAGCCTTGACTTCTGGCTTGCCATATTCGAAAATTCGTGCCCTCGATGTGGCCAATAACAGACTTACAGACGGTggtattatcaatttattacatACGATAAAAAAGACGTTTTATTTGCGCTTTTTAAACTTATGGGGTAATAAAATTGGTCATCCGAGTTGCGAGATTATCGAGCGAATGCTATTCAGTGGGGCCTTGTCCCAACACACGATCGATGTTAAAGTCTACGAAGTCGATGGAGTTCTACACGCGGCATATTATCCCAACCCATCAGAccgaaataaacatttatattataatgaattggAGTTCGGATACGCGCTTCCCATATTccatataaaaagaaatgtgTTGCCAGAAAAGAAAACTGTTACAGTAGATGGTAAACAACGGGATAGACTTGATAGAGCCAATAGAAATACATTTTGA